One Frankia alni ACN14a DNA window includes the following coding sequences:
- a CDS encoding thioesterase II family protein: protein MTITGAPDRGVWLRQFTTTIGTTTAAGTTTAAGIATAAGTGVATGVGAGGRVVCFPHAGGSAAFFRPLARSLGGRAELLAVQYPGRLDRFDEPAVSDLRELARQVAAQLAALDDATPTAYLGHSMGALVAFEAALLAPTAPVRLFASAARAPAAIRIDPAILVDDRSLEEEVLALGGTSRAVLDNTDLRRMVFPAIRADYEALRGYVPIPGARVDCPITVLTGTADPRVSVGEARRWRNHTAGGFESRVFTGGHFYLVPRAREVADVVVAALHRQAHGDR from the coding sequence ATGACCATCACCGGCGCCCCGGACCGCGGCGTGTGGCTGCGACAGTTCACCACCACCATTGGCACCACCACTGCCGCCGGCACCACCACTGCCGCCGGCATCGCCACTGCCGCCGGCACCGGCGTCGCCACCGGTGTCGGCGCCGGGGGGCGGGTCGTGTGCTTCCCGCACGCAGGCGGCTCGGCCGCGTTTTTCCGGCCGCTGGCGAGAAGCCTGGGCGGGCGTGCCGAGCTGCTGGCGGTGCAGTATCCCGGCCGGCTGGACCGCTTCGACGAACCCGCCGTCAGCGACCTGCGGGAACTGGCCAGGCAGGTCGCGGCCCAGCTCGCCGCGCTGGACGACGCGACGCCCACGGCCTATCTCGGCCACAGCATGGGGGCGCTGGTCGCCTTCGAGGCGGCCCTGCTCGCCCCGACAGCGCCCGTCCGGCTGTTCGCGTCGGCGGCCCGCGCCCCGGCAGCGATCCGGATCGACCCGGCGATCCTCGTCGACGACCGGTCGCTGGAGGAGGAGGTGCTCGCCCTGGGCGGCACCTCCCGCGCGGTGCTCGACAACACGGATCTCCGCAGGATGGTCTTTCCGGCGATCCGGGCCGACTACGAGGCACTGCGCGGATACGTACCGATCCCCGGCGCGCGGGTCGACTGCCCGATCACCGTGCTGACGGGCACGGCCGACCCGAGGGTCAGCGTCGGCGAGGCGCGGCGATGGCGCAACCACACCGCCGGCGGCTTCGAGTCCCGGGTGTTCACCGGCGGCCATTTCTACCTGGTGCCGCGGGCGCGGGAGGTGGCCGACGTGGTGGTGGCGGCCCTCCACCGGCAGGCACACGGGGACCGCTGA
- a CDS encoding alpha/beta fold hydrolase, with the protein MNDLAELKRFVLAHAISQNLAADHYASLLDAITTDAGDGPGSWAHEWIRAGEELDAAGQTLAACQYYNMGRFPFVDGPGRARALGRCVDAFDRWRVTQPGLDTAEIQIDGLPVRVLTMGLSAENPRPLVIMTGGIVSPKEQWGAVLPQLVQFGFAGVVAELPRVGENPLPYRGDSWRLFPAILDTLSGQARVEQTYLLALSFSGHLAVTAALHDPRVRGIVGNGTPVSDFFTDAAWWRRVPKVTRDTLAHLVGVSAEEVFARIGPWALDDERLRALDIPLAVVAARRDEIIPAGDVDRLKAAVRDLRLVEHDDVHGAPSHLAETRLWSLHAILDMWPGADDGVKAQLAAAVAGARSGSG; encoded by the coding sequence ATGAACGACCTCGCCGAGCTGAAGCGGTTCGTGCTGGCGCACGCGATCTCGCAGAATCTCGCGGCCGACCACTACGCGAGCCTGCTCGACGCGATCACGACCGACGCGGGCGACGGGCCCGGCTCGTGGGCCCACGAGTGGATCCGCGCCGGCGAGGAGCTCGATGCCGCCGGCCAGACCCTGGCCGCCTGCCAGTACTACAACATGGGCCGGTTCCCGTTCGTCGACGGTCCAGGCCGGGCGCGTGCGCTGGGTCGCTGCGTCGACGCGTTCGACCGGTGGCGGGTGACGCAGCCCGGCCTCGACACGGCGGAGATCCAGATCGACGGGCTGCCGGTCCGGGTCCTGACGATGGGGCTGTCGGCCGAGAACCCCAGACCGCTGGTGATCATGACAGGTGGCATCGTCAGCCCGAAGGAGCAGTGGGGTGCGGTGCTGCCGCAGCTGGTCCAGTTCGGCTTTGCCGGGGTGGTCGCCGAGCTGCCGCGGGTGGGCGAGAACCCGCTGCCCTACCGCGGTGACAGCTGGCGGCTGTTCCCGGCGATCCTGGACACCCTGAGCGGGCAGGCTCGGGTCGAGCAGACCTACCTGCTCGCGCTCAGCTTCAGCGGGCACCTCGCGGTCACGGCGGCGCTGCACGACCCACGGGTGCGCGGCATCGTCGGCAACGGCACGCCGGTGAGCGACTTCTTCACCGACGCCGCCTGGTGGCGGCGCGTCCCGAAGGTGACCAGGGACACCCTCGCGCACCTCGTCGGTGTCAGCGCCGAGGAGGTCTTCGCGCGCATCGGGCCGTGGGCGCTCGACGACGAGCGGCTGCGCGCGCTGGACATCCCGCTGGCCGTCGTGGCCGCACGCCGCGACGAGATCATCCCGGCCGGGGACGTCGACCGGCTCAAGGCCGCGGTGCGCGATCTGCGGCTGGTGGAACACGACGACGTGCACGGTGCGCCCTCGCACCTCGCCGAGACCCGTCTGTGGAGCCTGCACGCGATCCTCGACATGTGGCCGGGGGCCGACGACGGCGTCAAGGCACAGCTTGCCGCGGCTGTCGCGGGGGCGCGGTCCGGGTCGGGCTGA
- a CDS encoding 2-oxo acid dehydrogenase subunit E2: MSEHEFPSQRQHTLFFLDQIRDFSPVFLDTEVDATAIVAGRAKAAATGGRRSVVSYVVHAAAGVLRRHPEANAAIDGRIEPRLATFDTVSAKVTLDRILDGRRVVLATVLPDLQSASLADIQARLDQVAAGDPDTAEDFAAIRALRELPPAQAHERFRAAAARLELRPAIVGTFSVTSLGHSVVDSFHSVGGTTITLGVGRIVDRPVVRSGQVTVAPVLRLSLTFDHRVIDGAEAADILTEITAALEAVEQ; encoded by the coding sequence ATGAGCGAGCATGAGTTTCCCAGCCAACGGCAGCACACCCTGTTCTTCCTCGATCAGATCAGGGATTTCTCCCCCGTCTTTCTGGACACCGAGGTGGACGCGACCGCGATCGTCGCCGGCCGCGCGAAGGCCGCGGCGACGGGCGGGCGTCGGTCCGTGGTGAGCTATGTCGTGCACGCCGCGGCCGGCGTGCTGCGCCGGCACCCCGAGGCCAATGCGGCGATCGACGGACGGATCGAGCCGCGCCTGGCAACCTTCGACACGGTGAGCGCGAAGGTCACGCTCGATCGGATCCTCGACGGGCGGCGGGTGGTGCTGGCCACCGTGCTTCCCGACCTGCAGAGCGCGAGCCTCGCCGACATCCAGGCCCGGCTCGACCAGGTCGCCGCGGGTGACCCGGACACCGCCGAGGACTTCGCCGCCATCCGGGCGCTGCGGGAGTTGCCGCCGGCGCAGGCCCACGAGAGATTTCGCGCCGCGGCGGCACGGCTGGAACTGCGCCCGGCCATCGTGGGCACCTTCAGCGTCACCTCGTTGGGGCACAGTGTCGTCGACTCGTTCCACTCGGTCGGCGGCACCACGATCACTCTCGGGGTCGGTCGGATCGTCGACAGACCCGTCGTCCGGTCCGGGCAGGTCACGGTCGCGCCGGTGCTGCGGCTGTCGCTGACCTTCGACCACCGGGTGATCGACGGCGCGGAGGCCGCCGACATCCTGACCGAGATCACTGCGGCGCTGGAGGCGGTCGAGCAATGA
- a CDS encoding acyl carrier protein: MTRTTFVGLLRDEIGLDVNVEDLGLGLDELPGWDSVQLLAVLVILERNADAQISLPALLEAGSLESIYQLVHA, encoded by the coding sequence ATGACGAGAACCACGTTCGTCGGTCTCCTGCGGGACGAGATAGGGCTCGACGTGAACGTGGAGGATCTGGGACTCGGTCTCGACGAGCTGCCCGGCTGGGATTCGGTGCAACTGCTGGCCGTGCTTGTGATCCTGGAGAGAAATGCCGATGCCCAGATCTCCCTGCCGGCGCTGCTGGAGGCCGGGAGCCTGGAGTCGATCTACCAGCTGGTGCATGCATGA
- a CDS encoding 3-oxoacyl-ACP synthase III family protein, with the protein MPRGPVRLLSAGTALPGPPIDTAALAGRFGMDHLWQQWVDTFIGTKTRHLAVDLATGEPGQSLADLGYIAAAKALERARISAEDVDVVVLGTATPDDLMPATVNVIADRLRIDGVPTFQLQSGCSGAVQTFDVATSLLATGRYRTALVIGGDVIAKHYDVNVKLAAVPPRELVNFVLFGDGAGAAVLSTEDRPDAPVVRAVLTRLTGLDREPGQVLRWFGLVDRDGPVVAAQEDYKAIEESVPQMSEEVVDELLDDLDWQRAEVDYLLPPQLSVAMTTKITSRLNLPSAREISCVESTGNNGNALLFFQLDQLLEIVSGPAKVLAVAIESSKWIKSGLALERA; encoded by the coding sequence ATGCCGCGAGGTCCAGTGCGGTTGCTCTCCGCCGGAACCGCTCTGCCGGGGCCGCCCATTGACACCGCCGCGTTGGCCGGCCGGTTCGGAATGGACCACCTGTGGCAGCAGTGGGTCGACACCTTCATCGGTACGAAGACCCGGCACCTGGCGGTGGACCTGGCGACCGGCGAGCCGGGCCAGTCCCTCGCCGACCTCGGGTACATCGCGGCGGCGAAGGCCCTCGAACGGGCCCGGATCAGCGCGGAGGATGTCGACGTCGTCGTCCTCGGCACCGCGACCCCGGACGACCTCATGCCGGCCACGGTCAATGTGATCGCCGATCGACTGCGGATCGACGGGGTGCCGACCTTCCAGCTCCAGTCCGGCTGCTCCGGCGCGGTACAGACTTTCGACGTCGCGACCTCCCTGCTGGCGACCGGGCGCTACCGCACGGCCCTGGTCATCGGCGGGGACGTGATTGCCAAGCACTACGACGTCAACGTCAAGCTCGCCGCGGTGCCGCCGCGGGAACTGGTCAACTTCGTCCTGTTCGGCGACGGGGCCGGGGCGGCGGTGCTGTCCACCGAGGACCGTCCCGACGCCCCCGTCGTCCGCGCGGTACTGACTCGCCTGACCGGCCTCGATCGTGAGCCGGGTCAGGTGCTGCGGTGGTTCGGCCTGGTCGACCGGGACGGGCCTGTCGTCGCGGCCCAGGAGGACTACAAGGCGATCGAGGAGTCGGTGCCGCAGATGAGCGAAGAGGTGGTCGACGAGCTCCTCGACGACCTCGACTGGCAGCGCGCCGAGGTCGACTACCTGCTTCCGCCTCAGCTGTCCGTGGCGATGACCACAAAGATCACCAGCAGACTGAACCTGCCGTCAGCGCGGGAGATCTCCTGCGTCGAATCGACCGGAAACAACGGCAACGCGTTGCTCTTCTTCCAGCTGGATCAGCTGCTGGAGATCGTGTCGGGGCCGGCGAAGGTGCTTGCCGTGGCGATCGAGTCGAGCAAGTGGATCAAGTCGGGTCTGGCGCTGGAAAGAGCGTGA
- a CDS encoding AfsR/SARP family transcriptional regulator → MEATRYELLGPLQIRNEKPVRISAPKVEILLAALLIRANRPVSAEELISEIWGDDRPSRVRAGLHVYISQLRKICIGPEGHGAVITTHAHGYVLRVDDSLTDVHDLQQLHARGRADQADQPERAFVSFTAAAALFRGPVLAGIRDGDIVSTFIRWAEEMRLECLESIARCSLRTGRHRELVCDLTNWIDEHPFHEAFRELLMLALHLSGRRAEALREFQCARRLMREELGLEPSETMRQLQNAILNDRRDLVVAG, encoded by the coding sequence GTGGAAGCCACGCGATACGAGTTGCTCGGGCCTCTCCAGATCAGGAATGAAAAGCCTGTCAGGATCAGCGCGCCGAAAGTCGAGATCCTGCTCGCCGCGCTTCTGATCAGAGCGAATCGTCCGGTCTCTGCCGAAGAGCTCATCAGCGAGATATGGGGGGACGACCGCCCCAGCCGGGTCCGGGCCGGTCTGCATGTCTACATCTCCCAGCTGCGCAAGATCTGCATCGGCCCGGAAGGTCACGGAGCGGTCATCACCACGCACGCGCACGGCTACGTCCTGCGGGTGGACGACTCGCTGACCGACGTCCACGACCTGCAGCAGCTGCATGCGCGCGGGCGGGCTGATCAGGCCGACCAGCCGGAGCGGGCGTTCGTCAGCTTCACCGCCGCGGCCGCGCTCTTCCGCGGGCCGGTACTTGCCGGGATCCGGGACGGCGACATCGTGAGCACCTTCATACGGTGGGCCGAGGAAATGCGGCTGGAGTGTCTGGAGTCGATCGCCCGCTGCTCCTTGCGGACCGGACGTCACCGGGAGCTGGTGTGTGATCTCACGAACTGGATCGACGAGCACCCGTTCCACGAGGCGTTCCGGGAACTGCTGATGCTGGCCCTGCATCTGTCGGGTCGGCGGGCCGAGGCTTTGCGCGAGTTCCAGTGCGCGCGGCGCCTCATGCGGGAGGAACTCGGGCTCGAGCCGAGCGAGACGATGCGTCAGTTGCAGAACGCAATCCTGAACGACCGGCGTGACCTCGTGGTGGCGGGTTAG
- a CDS encoding helix-turn-helix transcriptional regulator: MESSLHAMTPYAPAHINPPESTVVRTAELETLQTLVCEPARAGSLIAVVGDPGSGKTHLLAALVRHRYSSERPAIVYRHSPGQDADSYSPLQSALSHIPPPRSPDLPAENVARLRRWSASRGLLVLEDAHLASAATIGELTAIAAGKIRPRWDVVVSLRPRQTPMELAEAISLGVTFGHASRIELAPLTNEQVVALLSRPLTREIRPDDRNPFNLRALLALEQSRRQCQNSIVAPFEFAALVETQGLSATEHRVLQAAVVLRDHFDVELLSAVAELDHPQVSAAVRVLVQRDLLRPDGIGQGFSIRHDVLGTLLHRSMDPIWAKNAHRRAIGSLASRGLTSRELGFHLVHSLFRARPEELAQIVAAAWDVMELDVSEAISWLTTVTEWTSPTSAIGRKARLALVAALGNSGRMTESRALLFDIRRHQEDLHEADWADQVAFVSVIEGIASHDVQTLGLLGEQLDLPAARSSIAWPRMVFAHGLRMAMMIGTHDRQLIDAAVEVARRNGTDADICGLLAIRALASMQAGDFDAACTDASAAGDALSRCPERLVSQRLEYIFAVGLADLYLGRWSDARHHLGRGVATAYRSQRTFILPSLLVLLSEAERNLGLLRQARKSAQAAHHEAGTTSTLRWSQALALQSLSEVWLQPPGSGRARALAKQALSGHPQEPQMPLRGDVNGSASMAILSLAISAWLDGDPQHCVTLLLNEGRGAQLTGLPLMQRGRGWELLCAAGLDAGLPIAEWAARNEHHARAVSLPSHQAFALLSRGHVLRGTGRTADAAACYLEAATLFASVGMTIDQCYSLGLAAAALRSLGRASQAADLADLAAEIAGRRDARTLLDWLGRQAGQPSRTSRPDQPRPPDPVDSEILGALTRREREIAFLISSGMKRREIAERLTISIRTVDVHLTRIYRKTGLNSMVELALAVTRSTGTGQAEDQRPTLLFRTI; encoded by the coding sequence ATGGAGTCGTCGCTCCACGCCATGACGCCCTACGCACCCGCGCACATCAACCCACCCGAGTCCACCGTCGTGCGGACGGCCGAGCTGGAAACGCTGCAGACCCTGGTATGCGAGCCCGCCCGCGCAGGCAGTTTGATCGCGGTCGTCGGCGACCCGGGGTCGGGCAAGACGCATCTGCTGGCCGCCCTGGTGCGCCACCGGTACTCCAGCGAGCGCCCGGCCATTGTCTACCGCCACTCCCCGGGCCAGGACGCGGACTCGTACAGCCCACTGCAGTCCGCGCTGTCGCACATCCCGCCGCCCCGCTCACCGGATCTGCCGGCCGAGAACGTCGCGCGGCTGCGGCGGTGGTCGGCCAGTCGGGGCCTGCTCGTCCTGGAGGACGCCCATCTGGCGAGCGCCGCCACGATAGGGGAGCTGACCGCGATCGCAGCGGGGAAGATCCGTCCCCGGTGGGACGTGGTCGTCTCGCTGCGGCCCCGCCAGACCCCCATGGAGCTGGCCGAGGCGATCTCGCTCGGCGTCACCTTCGGCCACGCCAGTCGGATCGAGCTGGCGCCGCTGACCAACGAGCAGGTCGTCGCCCTGCTGTCGCGACCACTGACGCGGGAGATCCGTCCTGACGACCGCAATCCCTTCAACCTGCGCGCGCTGCTGGCCCTCGAACAGAGCAGGCGGCAGTGCCAGAACTCGATCGTCGCGCCCTTCGAGTTCGCCGCGCTGGTCGAGACCCAGGGCCTGAGCGCGACGGAGCACCGCGTCCTGCAGGCAGCCGTGGTGCTGCGGGACCACTTCGACGTCGAGCTGCTCTCGGCGGTTGCCGAGCTGGACCATCCGCAGGTCTCCGCGGCGGTGCGGGTGCTGGTACAGCGCGACCTGTTGCGGCCGGACGGGATCGGGCAGGGCTTCTCCATCCGCCACGACGTCCTCGGCACGCTCCTGCACCGGTCGATGGATCCGATCTGGGCGAAGAACGCCCACCGGCGCGCCATCGGCAGCCTCGCCAGCCGGGGCCTGACCAGCCGAGAGCTCGGCTTCCATCTGGTTCACTCGCTCTTCCGCGCGCGGCCTGAGGAACTCGCGCAGATCGTCGCGGCGGCGTGGGACGTCATGGAGCTCGATGTCTCGGAGGCCATCTCGTGGCTCACCACGGTGACCGAATGGACCTCCCCCACCAGCGCGATCGGACGCAAGGCCCGACTCGCCCTGGTCGCCGCGCTCGGCAACTCCGGGCGCATGACGGAAAGCCGTGCCCTACTCTTCGACATCCGCCGCCACCAGGAGGATCTCCACGAGGCCGACTGGGCAGATCAGGTCGCCTTCGTCAGCGTGATCGAGGGCATCGCCAGCCACGACGTCCAGACCCTCGGCCTGCTCGGTGAGCAACTGGATCTGCCCGCGGCCCGTTCCTCGATCGCCTGGCCCCGGATGGTCTTCGCCCACGGCCTGCGGATGGCGATGATGATCGGAACACACGACCGCCAGCTCATCGACGCCGCGGTAGAGGTCGCCCGACGCAACGGGACGGACGCGGACATCTGCGGACTGCTTGCCATCCGAGCGCTCGCCTCGATGCAGGCGGGGGACTTCGACGCCGCCTGCACGGACGCGTCCGCCGCCGGGGATGCCCTTTCCCGGTGCCCGGAGCGGCTGGTCAGCCAACGACTGGAATACATCTTCGCGGTCGGTCTCGCCGACCTCTATCTCGGCCGGTGGTCGGATGCCCGCCATCACCTCGGCCGCGGGGTGGCAACGGCCTACCGGTCGCAGCGGACCTTCATCCTGCCGAGCCTGCTGGTGCTGCTCAGCGAGGCCGAGCGCAACCTCGGGCTGCTCCGCCAGGCGCGCAAGTCGGCGCAGGCGGCTCACCATGAGGCCGGCACCACCTCCACCCTGCGCTGGTCCCAGGCTCTCGCCCTGCAGTCGCTCAGCGAGGTATGGCTGCAGCCGCCGGGCAGCGGGCGGGCGCGCGCACTGGCGAAGCAGGCGCTGTCCGGGCACCCCCAGGAGCCGCAGATGCCACTGCGCGGCGACGTCAACGGCAGTGCGTCGATGGCGATCCTTTCTCTGGCCATCTCGGCCTGGCTTGACGGCGATCCGCAGCACTGCGTGACGTTGCTGCTCAACGAGGGCAGGGGAGCGCAGCTGACGGGGCTGCCACTGATGCAGCGCGGCCGAGGTTGGGAGCTGCTCTGCGCGGCCGGGCTCGACGCCGGACTGCCCATCGCCGAGTGGGCCGCGCGCAACGAGCACCACGCCCGCGCGGTATCGCTGCCCTCTCACCAGGCCTTCGCCCTCCTCTCGCGTGGCCACGTGCTGCGTGGGACCGGGCGGACCGCCGACGCCGCCGCGTGCTACCTGGAGGCGGCCACGCTGTTCGCCTCGGTAGGCATGACGATCGATCAGTGCTACTCCCTCGGTCTCGCCGCGGCGGCGCTGCGATCGCTGGGCCGCGCCTCGCAGGCCGCGGACCTCGCCGACCTGGCGGCGGAGATCGCCGGGCGCCGCGACGCCCGCACCCTGCTGGACTGGCTGGGCCGGCAGGCCGGCCAACCCAGCCGAACCAGCCGACCCGACCAGCCCCGACCGCCGGACCCCGTCGACTCCGAGATACTCGGCGCGCTCACCCGGCGCGAGCGCGAGATCGCCTTCCTCATCTCGTCGGGCATGAAACGGCGGGAGATCGCCGAGCGACTGACGATAAGCATCAGAACAGTCGACGTCCACCTGACCCGAATCTATCGGAAGACCGGATTGAACTCAATGGTGGAGCTGGCTCTCGCGGTGACCCGGAGCACCGGTACGGGCCAGGCCGAGGACCAGCGCCCGACGCTTCTCTTTAGAACCATTTGA
- a CDS encoding allene oxide cyclase barrel-like domain-containing protein has translation MTGTSTTGRTAPEDLARTGAVFTFTAPPETSSAEVDGLRQPARSLILRDLTEKVTAYQSTNDDLTGATPTENDVATVELDIFAPDGTLLGRTVGGGRMLYQQADDGHYIAYFGEEISLLDGNVVRSGGLVDDARLTAGEPATFPAVVVDGPLRGAIGYRQFRPLVKETHDTYISSIVLYGR, from the coding sequence ATGACAGGTACGTCGACGACCGGCCGCACCGCACCGGAGGATCTCGCTCGAACGGGCGCGGTCTTCACGTTCACCGCTCCCCCAGAGACCAGTTCGGCCGAGGTCGACGGCCTCCGCCAGCCGGCGAGGTCGCTGATTCTGCGCGACCTTACCGAGAAGGTGACCGCGTACCAGTCGACCAACGACGACCTGACCGGAGCGACACCGACCGAGAACGATGTCGCCACCGTGGAGCTTGACATATTCGCTCCGGACGGGACGCTGCTGGGGAGAACGGTGGGTGGCGGCCGAATGCTCTACCAGCAGGCCGACGACGGCCATTACATCGCGTACTTCGGCGAGGAGATATCGCTGTTGGACGGAAACGTCGTGCGGTCGGGCGGGCTCGTCGACGACGCCCGCCTGACCGCCGGGGAGCCGGCGACCTTTCCCGCCGTCGTCGTCGACGGCCCCCTGCGCGGGGCCATCGGTTACCGCCAGTTCCGGCCCCTGGTCAAGGAGACCCACGACACCTACATCTCCTCGATTGTGCTGTACGGACGGTGA
- a CDS encoding aldo/keto reductase — protein sequence MISRTSSEDSITRLPTRRIGTLTVGAQGLGCLGMTEFYGPTDDAEAIATIHRGLERGITLLDTADVYGHGRNEELIGRALRGRRDQAVIATKFGVVRPGPGVGSGIRADADHVRRSCEDSLRRLGVDHLDILCLTRVDPSVPIEETAGALAALVTAGKVREIGLSEAGAATIRRAHAVHPLGVLQTEWSLWSRDIEAEIAPLCRELGITVVAYAPLGRGFLSGTIRSVDQLGTDDFRRIAQPRFAAENLPRNLTVVDRLVRLADERGVSAAQLALAWLHHRDLDVVPIPGTRRRSHLDENAAAAFLDLDAEDLAAIEASVAPGHIAGARWNEQSMQFIER from the coding sequence GTGATCTCCCGGACCTCCTCCGAGGATTCCATCACCCGCCTGCCCACCCGGCGGATCGGCACTCTCACCGTCGGCGCCCAGGGGCTGGGGTGTCTGGGCATGACCGAGTTCTACGGTCCGACCGATGACGCGGAGGCGATCGCCACCATTCATCGTGGGCTCGAACGCGGGATCACCCTGCTCGACACCGCCGACGTCTACGGGCACGGCCGCAACGAGGAGCTGATCGGGCGCGCGCTGCGGGGCCGGCGCGACCAGGCCGTCATCGCCACCAAGTTCGGCGTGGTCCGCCCCGGACCGGGTGTGGGCTCGGGTATCCGCGCCGACGCCGACCACGTCCGCCGCAGCTGCGAGGACTCCCTGCGTCGGCTGGGTGTCGATCATCTCGACATCCTCTGTCTGACCAGGGTGGACCCCTCGGTACCGATCGAGGAGACGGCCGGGGCGCTGGCCGCGCTCGTCACCGCCGGCAAGGTCCGCGAGATCGGGCTGTCCGAAGCCGGGGCCGCGACGATCCGCCGCGCCCACGCGGTCCATCCCCTGGGAGTACTCCAGACGGAGTGGTCGCTGTGGTCCCGTGACATCGAGGCCGAGATCGCGCCGCTGTGCCGCGAGCTGGGCATCACGGTCGTCGCCTATGCGCCGCTCGGCCGCGGCTTCCTCAGCGGCACCATCCGCTCGGTCGACCAGCTCGGTACCGACGACTTCCGCCGGATCGCCCAGCCCCGCTTCGCCGCCGAGAACCTGCCCCGCAACCTCACCGTCGTGGACCGGCTGGTCCGGCTGGCGGACGAGCGGGGCGTGAGCGCGGCGCAGCTGGCCCTGGCCTGGCTGCACCATCGCGACCTCGACGTCGTGCCCATTCCGGGCACCCGACGGCGTTCGCACCTGGACGAGAACGCGGCGGCCGCCTTCCTGGACCTCGATGCCGAGGACCTGGCCGCGATCGAGGCGAGCGTCGCGCCCGGGCACATCGCGGGTGCGCGCTGGAACGAGCAGAGCATGCAGTTCATCGAGCGCTGA
- a CDS encoding ferredoxin, which produces MVAALRVEADRDLCISAGRCLATAPDVFDQDEEGLVVVVEPDRPAGDEPLLRKAQYLCPAAAITLLGGSATG; this is translated from the coding sequence GTGGTAGCGGCGCTGCGGGTCGAGGCCGACCGCGACCTGTGTATCAGTGCCGGGCGCTGCCTGGCGACGGCGCCGGACGTCTTCGACCAGGACGAGGAGGGTCTGGTGGTCGTCGTCGAGCCGGATCGGCCGGCCGGCGACGAGCCCCTGCTGCGCAAGGCCCAGTATCTGTGCCCGGCCGCCGCGATCACGCTGCTCGGTGGGTCTGCGACCGGGTGA
- a CDS encoding cytochrome P450: MTQAPQYPQTRTCPYEPPPAYKEIGQEGPVVKVSLFDGRESWMVTGYRESREILTHPNLSSLRTHPNFPIVAPRFRSPVARSLALLAMDPPIHDVYRRYLNPHFSLRSVRAMRPELERIIAGYVDRIIDHGPPADLIEMLAVPMPSLIICHHLGVPYADHDFFQDCSGKVMLAGEEEAGKAAQDLVEYLDNLVTEQQRNPTDGLIGQLVRERVSDGDIGHDELVSIALVLLIAAHETTASTLAIGIINLLGHPEELAKLRADISLLPGAIEELLRYVATTDLVAVRIAKGDIEIAGHHIREGEPVLVSGTLANRDPQVHQRADEFDIQRDDTFHLTFGFGIHQCLGQNLARLEIELALRELITRLPGLRLAVPMEELPILSAGTVQRVLELPVEW; this comes from the coding sequence ATGACGCAGGCCCCACAGTATCCGCAAACGCGGACCTGCCCCTACGAGCCGCCGCCGGCATATAAAGAGATCGGCCAGGAAGGGCCGGTCGTCAAGGTCAGCCTGTTCGACGGCCGCGAGTCCTGGATGGTCACCGGATACCGGGAGTCCCGAGAGATACTCACGCATCCGAACCTCTCGTCGTTGCGTACCCATCCAAACTTTCCCATCGTGGCGCCGCGGTTCCGTTCGCCGGTGGCGCGCAGCCTGGCCCTCCTCGCGATGGATCCGCCCATCCATGACGTGTACCGTCGCTATCTCAACCCGCATTTCAGCCTCCGTTCCGTGCGGGCGATGAGACCGGAGCTTGAGCGCATCATTGCCGGTTACGTCGATCGGATCATCGATCATGGTCCGCCGGCGGATCTCATCGAAATGCTCGCCGTGCCGATGCCCTCGCTGATCATCTGTCACCATCTCGGTGTTCCCTACGCCGACCACGACTTCTTCCAGGACTGCAGCGGCAAGGTGATGCTGGCCGGCGAGGAGGAGGCCGGCAAGGCGGCCCAGGACCTCGTCGAGTATCTCGACAATCTGGTGACGGAGCAGCAGCGCAACCCAACCGACGGCCTGATCGGCCAACTGGTGCGGGAGCGGGTCAGCGATGGCGACATCGGCCACGACGAACTGGTGTCGATCGCGCTCGTCCTGCTGATCGCGGCCCACGAGACGACGGCGTCGACGCTCGCGATCGGCATCATCAACCTGCTCGGGCACCCCGAGGAACTGGCCAAGCTGCGGGCCGACATCTCCTTGCTGCCCGGGGCGATCGAAGAGCTGCTGCGTTACGTCGCGACCACGGACCTGGTCGCCGTCCGGATCGCCAAGGGCGACATCGAGATAGCGGGGCACCACATCCGGGAGGGCGAGCCCGTCCTGGTCTCCGGCACCCTGGCCAACCGCGATCCGCAGGTGCACCAGCGGGCGGACGAGTTCGACATCCAGCGCGACGACACGTTCCACCTGACGTTCGGATTCGGCATCCACCAGTGCCTGGGGCAGAACCTCGCCCGGCTGGAGATCGAGCTGGCGCTGCGCGAGCTGATCACCCGTCTGCCGGGACTGCGCCTGGCCGTGCCGATGGAGGAGCTGCCGATCCTCAGTGCGGGCACCGTGCAGCGTGTCCTCGAGCTTCCCGTCGAGTGGTAG